The segment GCGCAACTCGACGTGACCGCGGCCAACGACACCGACGGCGAGGAGATAAACGTGGACGACGAGACGACGACCGAAGCCGAGGAGACGACCACGATGGCAGAAGAGACGACGACCGAAGCCGAGGAGACGACCACGATGGCAGAAGAGACGACCACGATGATGGACGGCGAGACGACCACCGCGGCCGAGGAGACCACCACCGCCGAAGCCTGACGACGCCCGGTTTCGACTCTTTTTTCGACCTCACTCGGTCGGCGAGCGACCGGCGACCGCGGTCTGCATCGCCTCGGAGTTGAACGCGCTTCCCGCGTTCCCGCCGCCATCTAGCAGGATGACGCCCGCCGACGAGCCGGTGAGTTCCGCGAACTCCTCGATGGCGCGGTCGGCCGCGGCTTGGGCCTCGTGGCCCGATTCGAGGTGGCGGACCGCCCGCCGGGTGAGCGTCGTCTTGGCGATGTCCTCGCCAGCGCCCGTCGCACTGGCCGCGCCCGCGGGGGCCGCGAAGAAGCCGCTCCCGATTTGGGGCACGTCGCCGACCCGGCCCGCCAGCGCGAGCCACCGGCCGCCGGTCGAGGTCGCGGCCGCGAACTCGTCGCTCGCGGGGTCGTAGGCGACCGCGCCCACGGTGTCGTGGTCCTTCGGGTCGCGGTCGGTCGGGTCCTCGTTCGCCGAATCGTCGCCCTCCGCGTCGTCCGGACTCCCGCCGAACTTCTCGGTCAGCCAGTCGAGGTGTTCGCGGGGGGTGCCCTCCGGCGTCGAGTCGAGGTCGGCCCACTTCTCGCGGGTCTCCTCGGACCAGAGGTCCACGCCGGTCTCGACCCCGAAGTCGGCGGCGAGTTCGACCGCGCGGTCGCCCGAGACGAGGACGTGAGGGGTCTCGTCCATGACGACGCGCGCGGCACTGACGGCGTGTTCGACACCGGGCATCGAGCAGGCCGCACCCGCCTCGCGGTCGTCGGTCATCAGGCCCGCGTCGGTCCGAATCGCGCCGTCGCTCTGGACCGCACCCCCGACTCCGGCGTTGAATCGCGGCGAGGATTCGAGGACTCGGGTGGCCTCCTCGACCGCATCGACGACCGACGACTCGGCCGCGCCGGTCTCGGCCGCGTCGTTTAGCACTGCCTGTCGGGGTTCGGGTTCGTCCGGGGCGCTTCCGGCCCCGCCGTGTACGATGACGTGCATGCGATGGAGTGGTTCGCCATCGGCCTTAAAATCGGGCTCCTCGGCAAGCCACCTCGCTCGCACCCTCCTCCAGAACCCAAACAGCTACGTGCGCCGACCAATCACTAACCAGACATGCCGACCTATCTCAGAGACGACGCCACGGACCTCCGGGTAATCGACCGCTGGGACGACGGCGTTGGCTGGCTCGCCGCGCCCGCCGAGGAGACCCGCCGTGCCAGCCACGCGGTTCGAGGCGACGAGGGTGGCGTCTGGCTGTTCGACCCCATCGACGCGCCGGGCGTGGACGACCTCGTGGCCGAGTTGGGCGAGGTCGCGGGGGTCGCGGTGCTGTCGAACTACCACGCCCGCGACGCCGGCGCTATCGCCCGACGACACGACGTGCCCGTCTCCCTCCCGGCGTCGATGACCCGCGTCGAGGAGCGCGTCGATGCGCCGGTCGAACGCTTCAGCGGGACGCTCGGCGACTCCGGGTTCCGAGTCCGGACGCGGACGCCGCTACCGGGGTGGCGCGAGTCGGTCGCCTACCGGCCCGACGACGGGACCCTCTACGCGCCGGACATGCTCGGGACCGCGCCGCTGTACCGCGTCGGCGACGAACGACTCGGCGTCTACCTCTTCCGGCGACCCGTCCCTCCTCGGGAACTGTTCGAGGGATTCGACGTGGCCCGAATCGTAGTCGGTCACGGCGAGGGCGTCTTCGAGCGTCCCGACGAAGCACTGGAAGACGCGCTGTCGGGAGCGCGCGAGCGGTTCCCGCGGGCGCTGGTCGAGAACGGCGCGAGTCAGCTCCGGGCGCTGGCCGGGGCGATGTGGGAATGAGTCACGTCCACGAACTAGGAATATTAGGACGTATGGAGGGCTCGCAGGACTAAACGGTAGCCCTTTTATTCCTCTCGCTCGCAGATTCGAGTGTCATGAGCTACGACAAGGTGGAAGTCCCCGAAGGCGGGGAGCCGGTTACCGTCGCGGAGGAAGGCGAAGACGGACTCGACGTACCCGAGAATCCGATCATCCCCATCATCCACGGGGACGGAATCGGGCAGGACGTGGGTCCTGCCGCCCAGAAGGTCCTCAGCAAGGCCGCAGAGGAGACAGGCCGCGAGGTCCACTGGATGCGACTCTACGCCGGTGAGAGCGCACGACAGAAGTACGGCGAGGACGTGAACCTCCCCGACGAGACCGTCGAGGCCATCCGCGAACATCGCGTCGCCATCAAGGGGCCGCTCACGACCCCCGTCGGCGCTGGCTTCCGGTCGCTGAACGTCGCCCTGCGCCAGACGCTCGACCTCTACGCGAACGTCCGACCGACCTACTACCTCGACGGCGTTCCCTCCCCGATGAAAGCGCCCGAGGAGATGGACATGGTGACGTTCCGGGAGAACACCGAGGACGTGTACGCCGGTATCGAGTGGGAAGCCGGAACCGACGAGGCCGAGAAGGTCCGGAACTTCGTCGAGGACGAGATGGACTTCGACGGCGTCATGCACGACGGCCCCATCGGTCTCGGTCTCAAGCCCATCTCCGAGAAGGGTAGCAAGCGCCTCGTCCGCGAGGCCATCGACTACGCCATCGAGAACGACCGCGACAAGGTCACGCTCGTCCACAAGGGCAACATCATGAAGTTCACCGAGGGCCAGTTCGGCGACTGGGGTATGGAAGTCGCCGACGAGGAGTACCCCGACGACGAGGTCTTCGCCGCGCCCGACTCCCTCTGGGAGGAGCAAGACGAAGTGGACATCCCCGAAGACGCCGTGATGGTCGAGGAGCGCCTCGCCGACGCGATGCTCCAGTGGATGCAGCTTCGCACCGACGAGTTCGACGTGCTGGCGATGCCGAACCTCAACGGCGACTACCTCAGCGACGCCGCGGGTGCCCAAATCGGCGGTCTGGGCATCGCGCCCGGCGCGAACTTCGGTGACAACCGCTGTCTCGCCGAACCGGTCCACGGCTCCGCGCCCAAGCGAGCGGGTCAGGACAAGGCCAACCCGAGCGCGCTCATCCTCTCGGGTCGGCTCCTGTTCGAGTACCTCGGCTGGGAGGACACCGGCCAGCTCATCCGCGACGCCGTCGAGGAGACCATCTCGTCGGGCAAGGTCACGTACGACCTCGAACGGCAGATCGAGGGCGGCGAGAAGCTCTCGACCACCGAGTACGCCGAGGCCATCTGCGAGAACATCGAAGACCTCGCGTAGAGTCGCCGCGCTTTCGACCGCATCCCGTTTTCGACCGCATCCCGTCTTTCTTTTCGCACGTCCACCGTCGCCTGCCAGTCGATACGGTAACCGAATCGGCTTCATAAATTTAAATTCAACGAGGGAGAGATTTATAAAATCTCGCGTGAGAGGATACCATATGAGTGCGCCGCAAGCTCCGGGGACCGGAAGCCGACTCGACAGGTGGCTGGAATCGAACCTCTCGGAACTCCTCCCGTGGAAGCACCGCGCCGAGGCGGTCTACCACGAGAAGCGCGCGGAATCGGCGCGCGGGAGCGACTACGAGACCGCCCGCGACCACTACGAGGAGGCCGTCAGCCTCCGCGGCCGCCTCGGCGACTCCGAGCGAGCGATGGCGCTCGGCACGGAGTTGGCCACCCTCGCCCGCGAGCGGGGCGACGACGCCACCGCGCTCGACCACTACGAGCGCGTGGTCGAACTCCGCGCCCGCCGGGAGGACGCCCGCGGGGCGCTCGACGCGCTCGAACCGATGCTCGACCTCCTCGAAGCGCGGGGGAGCGACGACGAACTCGCCGAGCGGTGGGGCCACGCGCTGATGATTCTCGGGAAGGCCGAGCCGGGCGAAATCGCCGACCAGCGCCGCGACGAGTTGATTCGGCGGTACGCCGACCAAATCCACAGCGAGGACAGCGCCGGACGCCTCTACGGGTTCGCGCTCACGCGCCTGCTGGCGGGCGAGGAGGACGAGGGCGCGGCGCTACTGGACGCGACGTGGGAGCGGCGCGACGTAGTGCGCGAGCAGGTCGGCCAGTTCCTCGTCGTCCTCGCGGCGGGCGTCGGCCGGGTCGCTCACGCCGACCTCACGGACCGCGAGGAGACCCTCGACTTCGTGGCCGACCACCGCGAGAAGCTTTCGGACCCCGCGAGGGCGCTGTTCGACCGACTCTACGAGGGCGAGACCGACGTGGACCCCGACGAACTGAAGACCGGCGTCGAGCCGAACGACGGCGCGGAACTCCGCGCGGTCGAGGCCGAGGTGTTCGGGGACCTCCTCGAACGGCTGGACTGAACCGGCGCGAGCGACGGCGGAACTCCTGTCTCGGCGCGCGGGGCGCGGCGCGCTCGTGCGCCGCACCAACTGCGCGAGGGATGAGGACCGCAACGCAGTGAGGACCGCAATCGGTTGGGGAGGTGTGTGGCTGATGCGGTGCTGTGCGGTCGCGGTGACTCCTTTGAGTCGGCAGTAGCTAGCTTCGACTCGACTTCTGGTGCAGCAACTTGCTCCGATTCGACTTCTGCTGTGGCGACTCTTCGATTCGACCTCCACTATCAACTCCGAGACCGGTCTCCGATAGCGACAATTGAAAATTCCACAGAAACCGCTTTTCAGTCCTTCCAGTCCGGGTTCTCCCGAGGAGGGCTGAACACGTCCACGCCCTCGACCGGCACGTCCCCGCGGTTCTCGGCGGCGTGGGGTTCCTCACCCGGAATGGCGTACGAATCGCCCTCGCTCACGGCCAACTCGTCGCCGTCCACGAGGAAGGTGAGCGTCCCCTGCGTGATGTAGCCGGTCTGCTCGTGGGGGTGGCTGTGTTCGGGCACCGCCGCGCCGGGTTCGATTTCGAAGTGCTGGACGTTCATCTCGTCGGCTCCCGCGAGCAACGACAGGTGGACGCCATCGACGGCTTCGGTGGACTCCTCGGCGTCTGTGGGTACGACTTCCATGGTCGCGTGTACCGAGGAGCGCAAGCGACGTAAAGGTTCGAGTACGGGAAAGCG is part of the Halorussus salinus genome and harbors:
- a CDS encoding isoaspartyl peptidase/L-asparaginase is translated as MHVIVHGGAGSAPDEPEPRQAVLNDAAETGAAESSVVDAVEEATRVLESSPRFNAGVGGAVQSDGAIRTDAGLMTDDREAGAACSMPGVEHAVSAARVVMDETPHVLVSGDRAVELAADFGVETGVDLWSEETREKWADLDSTPEGTPREHLDWLTEKFGGSPDDAEGDDSANEDPTDRDPKDHDTVGAVAYDPASDEFAAATSTGGRWLALAGRVGDVPQIGSGFFAAPAGAASATGAGEDIAKTTLTRRAVRHLESGHEAQAAADRAIEEFAELTGSSAGVILLDGGGNAGSAFNSEAMQTAVAGRSPTE
- the icd gene encoding NADP-dependent isocitrate dehydrogenase, producing MSYDKVEVPEGGEPVTVAEEGEDGLDVPENPIIPIIHGDGIGQDVGPAAQKVLSKAAEETGREVHWMRLYAGESARQKYGEDVNLPDETVEAIREHRVAIKGPLTTPVGAGFRSLNVALRQTLDLYANVRPTYYLDGVPSPMKAPEEMDMVTFRENTEDVYAGIEWEAGTDEAEKVRNFVEDEMDFDGVMHDGPIGLGLKPISEKGSKRLVREAIDYAIENDRDKVTLVHKGNIMKFTEGQFGDWGMEVADEEYPDDEVFAAPDSLWEEQDEVDIPEDAVMVEERLADAMLQWMQLRTDEFDVLAMPNLNGDYLSDAAGAQIGGLGIAPGANFGDNRCLAEPVHGSAPKRAGQDKANPSALILSGRLLFEYLGWEDTGQLIRDAVEETISSGKVTYDLERQIEGGEKLSTTEYAEAICENIEDLA
- a CDS encoding cupin domain-containing protein; its protein translation is MEVVPTDAEESTEAVDGVHLSLLAGADEMNVQHFEIEPGAAVPEHSHPHEQTGYITQGTLTFLVDGDELAVSEGDSYAIPGEEPHAAENRGDVPVEGVDVFSPPRENPDWKD